A genome region from Chryseobacterium sp. G0186 includes the following:
- a CDS encoding DUF2268 domain-containing putative Zn-dependent protease (predicted Zn-dependent protease with a strongly conserved HExxH motif): protein MRTIVCFLLSFIILSCTTKPISSHAEQSFDYKKLEQITDSVKVGNIVINNLFKHQMLAHKDQQYDSARIVKNVYLPHKKLWDSCYGVIFGEENARLFNTPKGMIAWNKSLYEKNRQELEDRARILLRINIKELFQKKLTQFNTLVPYQPKAKISLILTPLTGISFGGCNDEQFALELNNKDVDILYSLEKGLPHELNHMVYEHFRKNNADKESALSQTIDEGFACYFTYVFFDYKMGKHEAVENMTKENWNWYIKNEKEIFTKLKPYFSDTSGNNPLLRNDKMKLFPDAPKSMYYWLGFRIIEKYVEKNGVDSWKDVYQLTPKDLLNKSGYEEYIKSL from the coding sequence ATGAGAACAATAGTCTGCTTTTTACTTTCATTCATTATCCTTTCCTGTACAACAAAGCCTATATCCTCCCATGCGGAGCAAAGCTTTGATTATAAAAAACTAGAACAGATTACAGACAGTGTGAAAGTAGGGAATATTGTTATCAACAACTTATTCAAGCATCAAATGCTGGCCCATAAAGATCAACAATATGACTCTGCAAGGATTGTTAAAAACGTTTACCTGCCTCATAAAAAACTATGGGACAGTTGTTATGGAGTAATCTTTGGCGAAGAAAACGCCCGGTTATTTAATACCCCAAAAGGAATGATTGCCTGGAATAAATCTTTATATGAAAAAAACAGGCAGGAGTTGGAAGACAGAGCTCGTATTCTTTTAAGGATTAACATTAAAGAGCTGTTTCAAAAAAAACTTACTCAATTCAATACATTGGTTCCTTATCAGCCTAAGGCAAAAATAAGCTTAATCTTAACTCCTCTGACAGGAATTTCATTCGGAGGATGTAACGATGAACAGTTTGCACTGGAGCTTAACAATAAAGATGTAGATATTCTTTATTCGCTTGAGAAAGGACTTCCCCATGAATTGAATCATATGGTTTATGAACATTTCAGAAAAAATAATGCAGATAAAGAATCTGCTCTTAGCCAGACTATAGATGAAGGTTTTGCCTGTTATTTTACCTATGTTTTCTTTGACTACAAAATGGGAAAACATGAAGCTGTTGAAAATATGACAAAGGAGAACTGGAATTGGTATATAAAAAACGAAAAAGAAATATTTACCAAACTAAAACCTTACTTCTCCGATACTTCAGGAAACAATCCTTTGCTGAGGAATGATAAAATGAAGTTATTTCCTGATGCACCAAAGTCTATGTATTATTGGCTAGGGTTTAGAATTATTGAAAAATATGTAGAAAAAAATGGGGTTGATTCGTGGAAAGATGTTTACCAGCTAACCCCTAAAGATCTCCTTAACAAAAGTGGATACGAAGAATATATAAAAAGCCTATAG